In Nocardia sp. NBC_00403, the DNA window CACCGATCAGTGTCGAAAGGATCTGCACCGTGGTGGTTTTCCCGGCCCCGTTCGGGCCGAGCAACGAAAAGATAGTCCCGGCAGGCACATTCAGATCGATGCCGTCGAGCACCTGGTGATCACCGTAGGACTTGCGCAGTCCGGTCGCCGTGATCGCCGGTGGGCGGGGGCTGGTCATCATGTCTTTCTCCTCGAATCCGCGACCCCGTGGTCGCTGTCGAGATAAAGAATGCGACCCCCCGGATTCACCGCGGTTGCCTCACGGTTTCACGAGGTTGCACTGGTCAGCGCGCGAATCCAGCCCGATGAAACCCGGAATCCCACGAGTGCCGCGTGCTGAGCCAGATCGACAGATCGCGGCCACGTGTGAACACCTGTGTCTGGAACCGTGATCGATGCTGGCAGGCCGGCCAGCGACGTAACTACCGTCGACGCCTGGTCAATTTCTCTTCGCCCGGCACGAGTTCCAAAGCGGCGCAGCGTTTTGGAACTACCTGACGGAAATGACGGTGATCAAGTGTTGCCACCCTCTTGATCCCGAACCGTTCCGCGATGGCAATTACCGACGCGTCTGCCGCACCGAGCGGGAACCTTCCGTACTGGACTACAAGGTCTGCCATGCGCGCATAGTCGGCGGGGAGGAGTTGTTCAACCTGGAGTTCTTCGGCCGCCAACGAACGGAGGAAACCGGCCTCGGCTTGTGCGCCGAGCTTGGCGAGCATGTAGCAGACTTCGGTGACTATGGTCGAATCAGCGGGGCCCGCTCTTCGCTCGAGGCGGCGTAACAAGCCGTGTGCTCACTGTCGTGTTTGTTGGCGATTGCGAGAAGTGGCCCGGTGTCACAAATGATCACTCACGGCCGCCGAGGTCACGCCACAACACTTCCTGGGACGTGGAAGCGAAGTCGGGTTCGGCCTCGACTGTCCCAGCGAACGAGAGCCGTCTGGATTCGGTCGCTGCTTCCCGGTCTGTGACCGGCTTACCGTGGCTGACCACCAAGCGAAGCACAACAGGTCGCAGATCCTGCTGCTCCTCTTCGGTCAATAGGCCGACGAGGTCACGGAGGTTCATGTCATCGAAGGCCGCGGTCATGCTCCTCGGGGTACCGTTCGACCTACTGCGAAGCAGCAGCGAAATCGCTCAGTTCAGCCCCGCGTACGAGTGCAACCCGCTGATCACGATGTTGATGATGAAGAGGTTGAACAGCATCGCAACGAACCCTGCGATGTTGATCCACGCGGCCTTGGTATCGCGCCAGCCGGAGGTTGCTCGGGCGTGGAGGTAGGCAGCGTAGAGAACCCAAGCGATGAAGGAGCACGTCTCCTTCGGGTCCCAACCCCAGAAACGCCCCCATGCTGCTTCGGCCCAAATGGCGCCGAGGATGACTCCCGCACCGAACAGGGGGAAGCCGATGATGGTGGTTTTGTAGGCGAGGCCGTCGAGGGCGCGGGCGTCGGGGAGGCGGCGAGCGATGGTGCCGAGGATGGTGGCGGATTCTTGGCCCTCGGGCTGGCGCAAGCGGAAGAGGAACAGCAGGCTGGCTATGCCGGAGACGAGGAACACGCCGCTGCCGATGCTGACGATGGTGACGTGGATGGGCAGCCAGAACGATTTGAGGGCGGGGACGACGGGGGCGGCGTCGGCGTAGAGCATGGTGCCCGCGAGGAACATCAGGATCAGGATCGGGACGAGCAGGAAGACCCACATGGCCCGGTAGCGCTGTTCACGCAGGAAGAGGATGCCGACGACGGCGGCCGCCGCGGTCGCCATGGTGACGAACTCGTACATGTTGCCGAGCGGGAAGCGGTGGGTCGCGAAGCCGCGCAACACGATCGAGGCCACGTGCAGTGCGATCGCGACGACGAGCACCGAGAACGCCATAT includes these proteins:
- a CDS encoding PIN domain-containing protein, translated to MLAKLGAQAEAGFLRSLAAEELQVEQLLPADYARMADLVVQYGRFPLGAADASVIAIAERFGIKRVATLDHRHFRQVVPKRCAALELVPGEEKLTRRRR
- the ccsB gene encoding c-type cytochrome biogenesis protein CcsB, encoding MPIDENIAHYSDLAFKSAIVVYALVLVLLIVQYASARTLQVVERELVTAGGSGADRPAVPGRIETPQAKPLAERAGNMAFSVLVVAIALHVASIVLRGFATHRFPLGNMYEFVTMATAAAAVVGILFLREQRYRAMWVFLLVPILILMFLAGTMLYADAAPVVPALKSFWLPIHVTIVSIGSGVFLVSGIASLLFLFRLRQPEGQESATILGTIARRLPDARALDGLAYKTTIIGFPLFGAGVILGAIWAEAAWGRFWGWDPKETCSFIAWVLYAAYLHARATSGWRDTKAAWINIAGFVAMLFNLFIINIVISGLHSYAGLN